The Achromobacter pestifer genome includes a region encoding these proteins:
- a CDS encoding methylated-DNA--[protein]-cysteine S-methyltransferase, which yields MVYSTVVSNKPADPNERLVYRDIPTPLGDMRLVASPKGLRGAWFSDQELLPSAEDWILTQSDPILEQARRELEEWFAGQRRIFEVPLDPVGTTFQHQVWHALCDLEFGVLTSYGALARTVGRPKGAQAVGGAVGRNPISIIIPCHRIIGADTSLTGFGGGLPRKQALLAHEGNFYRSRSASARRVCDGQAELPW from the coding sequence ATGGTGTATTCGACTGTCGTGTCCAACAAGCCTGCGGATCCCAACGAACGCCTGGTCTACCGCGATATCCCCACGCCGCTGGGCGACATGCGCCTGGTCGCCAGCCCCAAGGGCCTGCGCGGCGCCTGGTTCAGCGACCAGGAACTATTGCCTTCGGCGGAAGACTGGATTCTCACGCAATCCGATCCCATCCTGGAGCAGGCGCGCCGTGAGCTGGAAGAATGGTTTGCCGGGCAGCGCCGTATTTTCGAGGTGCCGCTGGATCCCGTCGGCACGACTTTCCAGCACCAGGTCTGGCATGCCTTGTGCGATCTGGAGTTCGGCGTGCTGACCAGTTACGGCGCCCTGGCGCGCACCGTGGGGCGGCCCAAGGGCGCCCAGGCGGTCGGCGGAGCGGTCGGACGCAATCCGATCAGCATCATTATTCCGTGTCACCGGATCATCGGCGCGGACACCTCGCTGACCGGCTTCGGCGGCGGGCTGCCGCGCAAGCAGGCCTTGCTGGCGCACGAAGGCAATTTCTACCGCAGCCGCAGCGCAAGCGCGCGCCGGGTGTGCGACGGGCAGGCGGAATTGCCCTGGTAG
- a CDS encoding septal ring lytic transglycosylase RlpA family protein — MTLSRPTRLFMMLLLAIAVAGCSSTGGRKKGGGYYKDDGPDANPPSNLDQVPDAVPRIEPYASGANRPYVVFGQRYVPDTSGQPYKKRGTASWYGKKFHGNSTSIGESYDMYAMTAAHTTLPLPSYARVTSMVNGKTIIVRVNDRGPFHSDRIMDLSYVAAYKLGIIGPGSGQVVVEAIPQDEIRRLASQGAPAAPEPEPSSATGSSPVLAPVAAVPVALAAEALPGPAPGSAPVRQPAAGGIGSVYLQVGAFSQSANAQSLVSRINTQLGAEGAPPASVEQTNNLYRVKIGPYPDRQSALNAVPLVSDRIGILPSIASQ, encoded by the coding sequence ATGACCCTGTCCCGCCCGACCCGCCTGTTCATGATGCTGCTGCTGGCCATTGCGGTGGCCGGCTGTTCCTCCACCGGCGGACGCAAGAAGGGCGGCGGGTACTACAAGGACGACGGGCCGGACGCGAATCCGCCTTCGAACCTGGACCAGGTGCCCGATGCGGTGCCCAGGATCGAACCCTACGCCAGCGGCGCGAACCGGCCTTATGTGGTGTTCGGCCAGCGCTATGTGCCGGACACCAGCGGCCAGCCCTACAAGAAGCGCGGCACCGCCTCGTGGTACGGCAAGAAGTTCCACGGCAATTCCACGTCCATCGGCGAGTCCTACGACATGTACGCCATGACGGCCGCCCACACCACGCTGCCGCTGCCGAGCTACGCCCGCGTCACCAGCATGGTCAACGGCAAGACCATCATCGTGCGGGTGAACGACCGCGGCCCGTTCCACAGCGACCGCATCATGGACCTGTCCTATGTCGCGGCGTACAAGCTGGGCATCATCGGTCCCGGCAGCGGCCAGGTGGTCGTGGAAGCCATTCCGCAGGACGAGATCCGGCGGCTGGCCTCGCAAGGCGCACCCGCCGCGCCCGAGCCCGAACCGTCGTCAGCGACAGGCTCGTCGCCGGTGCTGGCGCCGGTCGCCGCCGTGCCCGTGGCGCTCGCCGCCGAAGCCCTGCCTGGACCCGCCCCCGGCTCGGCCCCGGTGCGCCAGCCCGCCGCGGGCGGCATCGGCAGCGTCTATCTGCAAGTGGGCGCGTTCAGCCAGTCGGCCAATGCGCAATCGCTGGTCAGCCGCATCAACACGCAACTCGGCGCCGAAGGCGCGCCGCCCGCGTCGGTCGAACAGACGAACAACCTCTACCGGGTCAAGATCGGCCCCTACCCCGACCGGCAGAGCGCCTTGAACGCCGTGCCGCTGGTGTCGGACCGCATCGGCATCCTGCCCAGCATCGCCTCGCAGTAA
- the rapZ gene encoding RNase adapter RapZ, with product MLKVVLVTGISGSGKSVALRMLEDASYTCVDNLPVRFLTEFIANARDDGMERVAVAIDVRSPGELAELPDVVTALRAMGTSLRVVFLDASTATLEQRYSESRRRHPLTDRLQRGGTAPSLTECIALERELLAPLREQEHVIDTSDLTPGQLRVWIRDLIKADRAPLVLTFESFAYKRGVPRDADLVFDVRCLPNPYYDRDLRPLTGRDEPVAAWLSGFDLVGQMIDDITGFLNRWLPQYTQDTRNYLTVAIGCTGGQHRSVYVVEQLALRFADHDPLLVRHRTQLPDESA from the coding sequence ATGTTGAAAGTCGTCCTCGTCACCGGCATCTCTGGCTCAGGCAAGTCCGTCGCCCTGCGCATGCTTGAGGACGCGAGCTATACCTGCGTCGACAACCTGCCCGTACGGTTCCTGACCGAGTTCATCGCCAACGCCCGGGATGACGGCATGGAGCGCGTCGCGGTCGCCATCGACGTCCGCTCCCCCGGCGAACTGGCCGAACTGCCCGACGTGGTCACTGCCCTGCGCGCCATGGGCACCAGCCTGCGCGTGGTGTTCCTGGACGCCAGCACCGCGACGCTGGAACAGCGCTACTCCGAGTCCCGCCGCCGCCACCCCCTGACCGACCGCCTGCAGCGCGGCGGCACGGCCCCGTCGCTGACCGAGTGCATCGCGCTGGAACGCGAACTGCTTGCGCCGCTGCGCGAACAGGAACACGTCATCGACACCTCGGACCTGACGCCCGGCCAACTGCGCGTCTGGATCCGCGACCTGATCAAGGCCGACCGCGCACCGCTGGTGCTGACCTTCGAGTCCTTCGCTTATAAGCGCGGCGTGCCGCGCGACGCGGACCTGGTGTTCGACGTGCGTTGCCTGCCCAACCCCTACTACGACCGCGACCTGCGGCCGCTGACCGGCCGCGACGAACCCGTGGCCGCCTGGCTGTCGGGCTTCGATCTGGTGGGGCAGATGATCGACGACATCACCGGTTTCCTGAACCGTTGGCTGCCGCAATACACGCAAGACACCCGCAATTACCTCACGGTCGCCATCGGCTGCACAGGCGGCCAGCACCGTTCGGTATATGTGGTCGAACAGCTGGCGCTGCGCTTTGCCGACCACGACCCGCTGCTGGTGCGCCATCGCACCCAACTGCCTGACGAATCCGCATGA
- a CDS encoding c-type cytochrome — MLAFISFRSISLPRFWAISLLGAAAAFLAAPAPAQPAPQETLRPDTMDARVAACTACHGAQGRAGADGYYPRLAGKPQEYLYHQLLNFRDDRRQYRPMTHLLTGLPDDYLREIAAYFSSQHVPYPAPTRAEVSAATLEAGRKLALDGDAARGLPACAACHGAALGGVLPAIPGLLGLPRDYIGAQIGSWKNGLRRAAEPDCMADISNKLTPQDIGALAAWLSSQPVVEPYAPEAAGSIRLPAECGSQAQR, encoded by the coding sequence ATGTTAGCCTTCATTTCCTTTCGTAGTATTTCACTGCCGCGTTTTTGGGCAATTTCCCTACTAGGGGCTGCTGCCGCCTTCCTGGCAGCGCCCGCGCCGGCACAGCCCGCGCCCCAGGAAACCCTGCGCCCGGACACCATGGACGCCCGCGTCGCCGCCTGTACGGCCTGCCATGGCGCGCAGGGCCGGGCCGGCGCCGACGGCTACTATCCGCGCCTGGCCGGCAAGCCCCAGGAATACCTGTACCACCAGCTGCTCAATTTCCGCGACGACCGGCGCCAGTACCGGCCCATGACGCACCTGCTGACCGGCCTGCCCGACGACTACCTGCGCGAGATCGCCGCGTATTTCTCCTCGCAGCATGTGCCGTATCCCGCGCCGACCCGCGCCGAGGTCTCCGCCGCCACCCTGGAGGCCGGGCGCAAGCTGGCCCTGGACGGCGATGCCGCGCGCGGCCTGCCCGCCTGTGCCGCCTGTCACGGCGCCGCCCTGGGCGGCGTGCTGCCCGCCATTCCCGGCTTGCTCGGCCTGCCGCGCGACTACATCGGTGCGCAGATCGGCAGCTGGAAGAACGGCTTGCGCCGCGCGGCCGAGCCTGACTGCATGGCCGACATCTCCAACAAACTCACTCCCCAGGACATCGGCGCGCTGGCCGCGTGGCTGTCCTCGCAGCCCGTCGTGGAACCTTACGCGCCTGAAGCCGCGGGTTCGATACGCCTGCCCGCGGAATGCGGCAGCCAGGCGCAACGGTAA